From Cheilinus undulatus linkage group 15, ASM1832078v1, whole genome shotgun sequence:
cataaaaatgtgtttatatgaTTGCACAGCATTTGAAAGCTTCAATTTTTAGAATAAGTGTTGGTAAAATAGCAtggtgattgactggcaaccgcTCCAGGGTGTGCCCCGCCTCATGATCAGTAACAGGTGGGATGGCTATCAGCGGCAGCCCCTCGCAAAAATgagataagtggtgtagaaaatggatggatgtaggCATAATGCAGGTATTCATCAAATCATACTTTATATGCCTCCCCTACAACCCCCAAGGCATAACCTTTTCTTATAACAGTGTTATGCATGTTGTTTTTGCCATAAGCCCTATCTAAATGACTGACTTTATCCAGTGTATATGTCTGTAGCATATATCTAGTATTCATCACtggtgctaaataaataaatctgcattttttggttttattttaaactttctaAATATTGACTACCTGGAGTCCACTGCATAACTGTTTAATAATGGTTTAATTTTACTTGAACATTTCTGGTATCTTGCTACTTCTCTGTGTTTGCccacagccctgcagtctcatacCCTTATATAAACAAAACAGGCATTTTCTATGCTAATTATAAAAAATGCACAAGCCGCCATCTTATTACAGAACATGTCATGAATCTGTCAGTTTTCTCTCAGGAACTTTagaaacaaatttaagaaaatctgGAGAGGGTATTGGTGAGTGAGGCCTATTGCTTTCAACCAACTCCTCTGATAGCAACACATGACAAACAACACATGCCCTCTTCTTAATTAAGATCCCATGGTGTCTTGTACATCACATTACTGTCCTAACTGAATCACTTCACTTAGAGCTTGATAGAGTGAATCATGTTACTGCACTTCTCTGATCTTTGGTTGAAAAGCAACTCCTCCATGGTTAAAATGGTAAGCCACAGCAGGCTTGAACACTACAGGCTCACTGGAGGGCTTATTGATGGAAATATATCCACAGGAGAGAAACAATAGATTGCAGATGTGGTATATGATTCTAGCACTACagacaaaataattagtttcaaaatgatatttttaaagcttttttcctctgtttgttAAATGGATGTAGAGCGAAGTCATCTTGCAGCCAGCTCATGCCTATAACAGGGGAATTATGTGTTTACCTGGCCGCTTTAACAGCATAAATACATGGGGGGCTCTTAAAGGGTCTTAGATAAATTTAAACTTGTTAGATTTTCTGTTAGCACAGTTTTATAAGGCCTTCTAAAATGTGTATTCTACTCTAGCAGTGTAATAAATACTACCCATATTTATGTCTTTATGCATAAGGATGTGATGCTCACCAGCAGGATTAAAAATTTTGGCTGCATGCGACTGAAACAGAGTCTTCTTGTATTCAGTCACAACAGGACATGACTAAATCACATGACCAACTCAGACATGAATTCCCAAACTAAAGGGCCTCTCTCTCATTACAATATGTTCTCCAAAATTATTTATAACTAGGCCTAATTAACTAATTAAGGTATCATTGCATGCATGACTCCAATTTAGCTTCAAGTCTTCTGTGCAGAACAACCACAACATAACAACCTGTGAACTGTTCAGTTAAATCATAGCAAAATTTAAGCAGTTAGACTAAACAAGGatagagaaaataaataaaagcacaaaatttTACAGTATTGACACCTCTGGTaagctgtcagcattaatgcacaGTTGTGACAGGCCAATTTATGTCAGTGTTTGTAGAACCTTTACTGGCATTACCTTGCTGAATAGTTTTAAACGGCATCATTAAGGTCAGGAACTATCTAATCGGGTGATTAATAATCCAGGTTTATCTGCTTAAATGCCATAGCTTATAATATTCCTGAACTTCATCAGTTATCATAATGACCAGGAcagtcaaaataagaaattgtgttatttaaataaaactgaactaaaagCCTGATTCCATGTTGGCATACTTCTTCATATCAAATGGCATGTCTCATATGACAAATACTCGGTTAAAGTGACTGAAAGTAAACTTGATGACTTTACTACAGTTCTGGGTTGTTGTGGTGACGCGGGGCATCCTGGGAGTAGATCAGCATCCAATATGGCGACTTCCACAGGACAGGATGGGAAGGCTGTCAGTGCTTCAGATGTGGATCTAATATTGCACCCCGAGCTGTTGTCTCAAGAGTTTATGCAGCTAGTCCTACGTGAGGTGGGTTATTGTGTGGAGAGAAAGGCGTAAAGTCCCATTAAACGCAGAGATAAAGGAGAAGGGACAATGTAATAGTAATGTTAGCTAACCGGCTAGCTTAGCTGTCTGTTTATACTACCAGACGCACAAGCAACGCTTTCGACACAAATTATTAGGCAAGGCTAACCAAcggttgtgtgttttttttattgtagaaacatgtcagtacctcaCAGTGTAACAGTCGGGACCACCTCACAGAGCTCTACCTCCGTCATGTTATCCCGCTGCCGCAGAGGACTTTACCCAACAGCCGCTGGGGCAAAAAGATGGAGAAGACCCGGGGCAGACAGACCTCGACTAGTCACAGTTCAGATAGGTAACCGAAACTACGTTACACTGGCAGCTTAAAAATAGAGGTCACTGCGTTTGCTTACGTATTTTACATACCAAACACCCAATACGAAATTTTGTTTTGTGGTCAGCCATTCATagaggagaaaaacattttctcatctgtattttaaaatccaTCAGACTAGGTTAGACCGGTGTTTTGGTTTAGTGAGTGACCTTATTAATTGGTGACGTTCAGCCGAATCTGTGGTTGTCGATTCATTAACTATTAAGACGAAGAGTTCCAATGAACTCGCCCACCTTGTTAACATAATGCCAAAATAAATTAGTTTAAATGCCGTAATCGCAACTGTCCCTAGGGGCACAATTTTTCAATATCTGCTGTAACTACAACAGCCGTTAAAAGTCACCAGATAACATGGTCACACTTTAAATGGAAACATAAGTAACTGAGGTTAACTTACTCTCATGACTTCCTTCAGATGAGAAGGTCTAGTTTGTATAGTTCCGGGGCCTGTTGGCAGATttagaggtgtttttttttttttttaatttaagaaagCATtgttaattgtgtttttatttggttaGAATCTTCTAATCTAACTAACATGGaaattatgttttgttttacctCAAACACCCTGCCAAACCCATATATGAAATTACCTGCCTCTAAGGAATACGCGACTGTCCTGCAGATTTAATCGCCATATTCTTCTACAGTAGCTGGCAAGGGACAAACCAGAGACAAATTTACATAGAGCaggacttctttttttaattcttttttccTGTGCTGACTTATGGAGCTGGGAAGTAGATACAGGCCCATCACTTATCTTGCGAGAGTATTATTAGTGGATAATTCTGTGGTAGTTTGCTGCAGCACAGAGCTACCAGCTCACTCACCCAGCAGCTTCCTGAAACTACCTGATTTATCAATGGTAAGCTACCGCTACCAAAATAATACCTTTTGCTTTGTAGTCAATATCACAGAGATTAACTGAAAAGAATAATAGAGtagcaaacattaaaaaattagGCTAATCATTGAATTGTTAAAGTATTAACAGTGTTGTAGCTTTCAGAATTTGCACAGCAGGTAGCTTAATTTTGGTAGCGACTGTTTTTCCTGCATCAAGCTACCTGGACTGCCATGGCAGCTCTGGTTGCACAAAGCATGAACTGGTGTTTCGCACAGTGTTTCTTAattgttttcactgctgtcagAGCAGATCCTCAGCTAATTAaatatgtttatagaaatgttttgaGCCATAACGATGagtaaacaaagacacaaatgAAGCTGTGCTATTAGATAAGATGCAAAAAGCATTCGGTTAGTGATGTATAGAAAATTGAAtctcattcttcttcttcttatggGACACATATTATGTTTTATAGCTGTATAAATAGTTCCATGATGTCTAattaaatggctttaaaggggaaaaaccAAAAGAACTGTGAAGTCCACTGGTATTTATCACAGATAAAATAAAGTAGCCTTTGTAAATGGGTGTGATTTCTATTCAGTAAAATAatgaagttatttctgtgactgCTCCATGAAGTGAACATATCCAATGCTTTAACAGTTTATATGGCAAAATATTAAAGTTGAGGGTTGAATCTTGtgaatttgtcacattaaaataaaatgaaggtttaccaggtgttaaagggatacttcaacattttggcaaattcatccattaccataattcctatagtcttagtaataggttcgttaccttcagttgtcggtgcaagctatttttagatcgccgctgccgagttcagacctgctgtgccaactcaatgtaagcagacagtattccagctttccctcatcaaactcatcaaataaggctacacaatccaacaactccaaaacgctttCATGGAAAAGTTGTAACCTGCTCATTCACCaagctatgaaataatcatggaacattaagagacggagatgttttaaagctaaatgcaaagccggaactacactccagacatggctgctgcaccgtatcactctgcccagtggtttactcaagaaatagttctgagtatttgcttcatgtgtcgtaatgttacataattatatgttactatttcatagcgtggtgaatgtacaggtcacaacttgtccacgagagcgttttggagttgttggattgtatatttgatgagtttgatgagggaaagccggaataccgtctgcttacattgagttggcacagcaggtccgaactcagcagcagcgatctaaaaatagcttgcaccgacaactaaaggtaacaaatctattactaagactatatggattatggcaatggatgaatttgccaacatgttgaagtatcccttaaCATCAGACTAgacaacaaccacagagcgatctTTTCACAGATGACCTAAAGTAAAGAGATGTAGCCTAAATGAAATactgaaacacagagaaacaactGATCTGAAGCTTCAGAATTGCAGAACTTGGATATTAATTCAATTTCACATCTGTCACTGATGTGCCAGGCTGGAttccttcaggctctgctttgtgtactttaAATCAGGTCCACATAAATGTCAGGGAACCAAATTTGTCGCCACATACCTATGTCCAGGGTCCAAGAAACAGTATAGATCTCTGTCAAGCCCAAATATCCAGAATTTAAGCTGGTATTTGTTTTCTCCTGTTCTCATCCACTCTTCCTAgagcagacagctgtgttttgTCACTCTGCCTGGCTGAACAGTCATGTTGCTCAAAGTGATGTCAGTGAAAACCccctgttgtgtgtgtgtgtagctaCACCTTTTGGGATGGATGGTAAGCCTGGCACTCATGTGAAGTGCCAAAAAAGTCAGACTGTAGGGGTCAGttatttgggaccctttctAACTTTTGATAAGGGAAACATAAATGAATGccaaactgaaccaaactgcTCAGTGGAAACAATCTAATAGCTGCCAGCTGGTAGCAACCAGTTGTGCAAAGCAAGCTACTGACAATCAGGTGTGCACCATAAAAGACACTGGCACCTACAAGTACTTCACTCTTTGAACTGGCTTTATAAGTTTCTGTATCCTTGCAAGTGAAATCCATTTGAGTTTTAATAAAGTTATTACTGTATTGTATTTTCCAGCTCAAGAAATGACCAACACAGGAAAAGACCTCTGATAGTGTTCGATGGCAGTTCCTCCAAGTCTGGCCCCCTGAAAGTAAGGAAACCAGAAGGAACCTCTGTATCATCTGGAATCGACAGGTTAAAACCGCCCCCGTCTGCAAACCTGTCCAACCCCATCCGCAAGCTATCTGGGAAcacatcttcctcttcatcctcttcatctATTCATCGCAGCTCTGATGGAGCTAATCTTAAACGGGACGCAAACAGCTCGGTAGGAACCCTATTATTCATGTTAGATATCGTGCAGTACTTTTAGCCATGTTTGAGCTATAAATTGAGGCTGgagtaaggcatagatgtggcgagtaagctgcctgagtTCACCATCAGGCGGGTAGGATGATTGATGCAGCTCTAGTCGTGCTCttgatgtccttgcatattaccaggggatgggaaaatattctattgaaaaaataacaaagtctacACTTTTACGGCAAACTAAAGGGTGAATGTGACAAGTAGCAACTTGTAACAATCCTACTACAGCCTTTGGGCAAGTATTAGGATTACTCCAAatccctggtcatgctgtggatgtcccaagggccctgGGCGAATTACCCAGGGTGAAAAGGACTAGACTGTCAAGCTTGACTTGGCTACCAAGGAGCTTGATTCTGGCCAACAACCCTCAAGCCTGGGTTGAGGTACATCAGTCCCCCTGATtaatccttagtgccctacatTCCTAAAACTTTAGCACACAACTGTTACTACTAAAAAGTATGGTGAAATGATAGAATGCCAATGTTGATGTTAAACTTCATAGTGAATGAGATTTTTTGATATAAGAAaaactattttctttttaacagtaataattaaaacttccaaacaaacacacaaaacaatatTTATTAGAAACACTGTAAATCTATACTTTTGATGGCTCTATGTTCCACTGTAGTACACTAAATACTGCAGTGGTTAATTATCTGTCTTCCCTTTCCTCAGGCTGCCATCAAGTCTCCAGAGGTGAAGAAAAAGATCCAGCATGTAACATGGCCCTGACCTCTGATCACTCTTTACACAGAACCGATGGGAGCCCAGACTCCGATTTAATGTTGTTGCAAACCACCTTTAACTCTTCCCACCTTTGATATCACACTAAAGGCATCACAAAAGGGACGAAAACCTTAAACCTGTGTGCAAAGGCTGATCACAGTGCTAGTCTCGGAGCCAAAGGCAGACAGGATGGTGTAAAGCTGAGAGCTTCCTTGTTTGTTTCCTCAACCTCAAGTGCCCTTACCATCAGTGATCAGCAACTCACCTTCATGTTTCCTACATGGAGAGGACAAAATACAACATGTTttctaaattaaaatgtatggTTGATATTTTATTTCCGAGCACAGTTTGGTTTTGGTAAGAGGGGAGTGATGGAATGTCATTTTTATTGGTGGCTTTATACATTTGATGGAAATTTGATTGAAAACTGTCACCACAGACTCATTTGATAGTCAGACACTTAACAGGTAAACAGACAGTGGAAGGATAAGTATTTCTTTGTTATACTTTTGAAATTCAAACTACAGATTATGCTGAATATGCTGAAATGGTAGTTAGTGTAATCATTTCTCTTTAAACTCCATTCCTCTTAGGTTTGTCTTTCTGAAAGCATTTGTAGTGATTCACACAATGTTCACAGTGTTGAAGTACAAATAGAGTGGGGTGTTGGAACTTGAAGAGGTGAAATGTGTTGTCATAGATTGTTAAACTGAAGTATAAGGAAGCAGAAAGCTTACATTCACATGTAAATACATCTTTTTAATGAGTCACAATTGAAATGAGTGTGAGCAAAAGCTAGAATGGTGTCTTTTTCAGTTATATTTATTCTAAATCTTGGATTCATTGACTCTTTTGTGTCTGAATTTGAAAGGGATGTAAACAGGAACAGGAAACACAAAGCATTTAAATTCTCATAGTAGATGTCATGTTTGTACcaacttgtttttaaaataaattgtcACAATgaaattcacaattttttgttgatttaattGCACCAAAATTTCCTTCATCTTCCTGCCAATGCTTTTTCAGCTATACTCTAACAAATATATTATTCTAGTACTTTTGTtaagccaaaaaaataaaaaaataaatcctctaaagtaacctgacacaccagatggatttgtttcacacatccatctggaaaaccttcgacatacagcgtttgggaaagggcagagccaaagtactgcccctcattgctgactggtcctgtcactttctaaccgggcccaaatggttcagacgggagctttgcaagatggattcaccagtgagaaacaaggaaacaggcatatccatctgctttgcaaggttacctctAAAGATATACCCAGACCaactctgcacattttctgttAAAGTTGCTTAAATTTTCAAACATCAAAGCCCCTTTTATATGAAAGATTCTGATACCATGCGTTCACAAGACAAAgttcataaatatttaatagAGTTCATTCACAAAACCTCTACTAATTACAGCATCAAGGTAGCCCATGCACAAAGCAGTGGTTATTATCACACTTCAAAGTGTACTGTCATTTGCATACATTAATACCGCAGACATATGTCTAAAAGCTTCATACAGAGTCTATCTGAAAACATGGAGCTGTTTTATAAGCAAAGGTCTTTACATTCATGCCAACATTTAgcaattatatttttctcaaagAATATTTAACTTAAAGTTTCTAGATTCCAAGAACATGGTTAGTAGTTCATATTTCATAGTAACAATGTACATTTTTGGTAATGCTAGGTAGTAAGGATGTTATGTATGCTATACTCTTTGCTCTGAAAGGTTATTGATATATCTCTGTTGTTCTATTGTCATAAGATCCTCATCCAATCCATTCCACATTTAGATGTCCTTGCCACACTCTGGGCACAGGATGTCATCACGCTCAGTGAGGAAGCCACGGCCAACCAGGGACACGGAGCACTTCTTGCAGTTGAAACAGTCGTTGTGCCACTGGCGCTCCTCAAAGGAAATGTACTTGCTGCCTCCAAGGCCTGAAAAAGTAATAGATAAGTCACTGTTTAAAGTAGCACTTCTGATTttgaagacattaaaaaaattatacgTTTTATTACCGCTAATCGGGGTGGTGCAAGAGGCACATTTCTTTGCATAGAGGTTGCAGAAGCAGTTGAGGCAGTAGGCAAAGTCATCTCTGGAGGTAAACCTCTGGCCAGACAGCTGCTGCTTGCAGCTAGTGCACAGGAAGCAGTCCTTGTGCCAGGGCTGGTCATGGTAGGTCACCCCACCAGTAGTGATGGGCTGATGAAAGGAAGGAGTGAAACATATAAACTGCTTTTTGGTTGCACATGAAGGATTTGTTCTACATGATTCCCCGAGTAAAGGTAACATTGAGAAGTATGTGAAAGTCATTTAAGATTTTGTAATATGTGAAATTAATTGTCTTACCTTCTTGCAGTGCACACACTGCATGGCAAACTGCTTCTCATAGCAGGGCACACAGAAATTGTGGTTATCCTTGGGGATGAAGCTCTTAGTGCCAATTGGCTGCTGGCATCTCTGGCAGGTGAAGCAGGTCTCATGCCAGCTGTTCCCCTTGTGCTCCATCTTCCTGGAGCCTGAGaggaaacatgaagaaaaataaagactgaacttagaagaaaaagaaaatcttttttgtaGTCAGCAAGCAATGaacattaaacattttgagGTGTTTCGACtgagaaaaaaaccctgaatgATCCCTTGAATTGATCCAAAAACTAAGCTTAAATCAATAAGTATTAAGTAACAGAAAAATATCTTAACCTGAAAGCTTcgataggaaacgtttgagaaaagacagaggctttgaaaacatttcagagtttaagAGTGACCTGCACATATCATTAAGTTGGCAAATACATGCTTTAACACATAGCGTTGACATTTACTGGAGGTTAATaatgcagcagcagttttttaaatcagagtgTTATCTTTAATAGCCCTCTGTATTTGATCATAAACGGATCAACaattttcaaatttgatttaggAAGAGAGACATATGTATATTCTCAATGACAATTTAAAATGAGTTCTTGATGAAGTGGCAAGCTCTGGAATCGAAGCATTAAATCAAGTCAAATGTGAAAAACTTCAGTTCCTTGGGTGTCCACTTGAGTCAGGCCTGCAAAAACTGGGGACCTACTGTATATTAAAAGGCCTGTTTTGAAGCAAAATTAAACatataaggggttaaaagtgtcaaaactgagttaatattggtgctaactCACAATTGGGGAGGGTCCATACTCtgggatttgaaagaaaatacaaatactaatataATAATATGTAAATTtggccaaaatatttatttaattatttttcattttaaagtccagcccccagagtctctgtcaagtcTAATTCTGGCCTTGAGCAAAgatacttgatgacccctgctttataCAATACTTAAAACTATCTGGggttgtttttatctgttttgatTACATTAAAGCTAAGAGTCTGGCATTATTAAGGGCATTAATGATTAGAATGACAGGTGGACACCCTGTATTTGTTTGCCAAGAGGCCCATCTCAGCTTCCACTTTTTCGTTAGCGTAGCGTCCAATATGGCGTCTCCTGTTATCAGGGTTTGTAATGCCTCTTCAGGCTCAAATGGGTGATGTCACTGGGT
This genomic window contains:
- the c15h2orf49 gene encoding ashwin, producing the protein MATSTGQDGKAVSASDVDLILHPELLSQEFMQLVLREKHVSTSQCNSRDHLTELYLRHVIPLPQRTLPNSRWGKKMEKTRGRQTSTSHSSDSSRNDQHRKRPLIVFDGSSSKSGPLKVRKPEGTSVSSGIDRLKPPPSANLSNPIRKLSGNTSSSSSSSSIHRSSDGANLKRDANSSAAIKSPEVKKKIQHVTWP
- the fhl2a gene encoding four and a half LIM domains protein 2a is translated as MTERFDCHYCKESLFGKKYVLREENPYCVKCYESLYSNTCEECKKPIGCNTRDLSYKDRHWHEECFKCFQCKRSLVDKPFSTKDEQLLCTECYSNEYSSKCHECKKTIMPGSRKMEHKGNSWHETCFTCQRCQQPIGTKSFIPKDNHNFCVPCYEKQFAMQCVHCKKPITTGGVTYHDQPWHKDCFLCTSCKQQLSGQRFTSRDDFAYCLNCFCNLYAKKCASCTTPISGLGGSKYISFEERQWHNDCFNCKKCSVSLVGRGFLTERDDILCPECGKDI